A window of the Cucurbita pepo subsp. pepo cultivar mu-cu-16 chromosome LG01, ASM280686v2, whole genome shotgun sequence genome harbors these coding sequences:
- the LOC111787796 gene encoding protein C2-DOMAIN ABA-RELATED 10-like → MEEEKVKLLLYEDYLQFYKYYKSLPLFRCLYFDSLLKIFDDKGKCSRACEDFEMSNRTGLLRIRLLRGINLAIRDAPTRSSDPYVVISTANQKFKSRVVKKNCNPQWNEEFTLSITDINTPIKLAVFDKDRFTKDDGMGDAEIDIKPYIECLNMGLESLPKGCVVKRVQPSRSNNLADESPCVWNDGKIIQDMTLRLQNVECGEIAIQIQLFNASGIKGMRTYSLS, encoded by the exons atggAAGAGGAAAAGGTCAAGCTTCTTCTATATGAAgattatttacaattttataaatattacaaatCTCTTCCTCTGTTCCGTTGTCTGTATTTCGATTCTCTTCTCAAAATCTTCGACGACAAGGGGAAGTGTTCAAGAGCATGCGAAGATTTTGAAATGAGTAATCGGACAGGACTTCTTCGAATTCGCCTCTTGCGAGGCATCAATCTCGCCATTCGTGATGCTCCCACCCGCAGCAGCGATCCCTACGTCGTCATCTCCACCGCTAACCAG AAATTCAAATCTCGAGTGGTGAAAAAAAACTGCAATCCACAATGGAACGAGGAATTCACACTCTCAATTACGGACATCAACACACCAATCAAATTA GCAGTGTTCGACAAAGATCGGTTCACGAAAGACGACGGAATGGGGGATGCAGAGATCGACATAAAACCGTACATAGAGTGTTTGAATATGGGATTAGAGAGTCTGCCGAAGGGTTGTGTGGTGAAAAGGGTCCAACCAAGCAGATCAAACAACCTTGCAGATGAGAGCCCTTGCGTTTGGAACGATGGTAAGATCATCCAAGACATGACTCTCAGACTACAGAATGTTGAATGTGGTGAAATCGCGATTCAGATTCAGTTGTTCAATGCTTCTGGGATTAAAGGCATGAGAACCTACTCTTTATCCTGA
- the LOC111791358 gene encoding uncharacterized protein LOC111791358 isoform X1, with protein sequence MASATLSTSTTTRLKPITRAESLPTLIPNRPFNPNVISFAFFKRAAGRGVAGATVRATWRTAEQGGAVAEDEEEMGKIRRLQNGSDVRGVALEGEKGRTVDLTAATVEAIAESFGDWIIQGLEKETEPRGEQRVSVSVGRDPRISGSALSVAVFAGVSRAGCLVFDMGLATTPACFMSTVLPPFSYDASIMLTASHLPYTRNGMKFFTKKGGLSSPEVEEICERAALKYANRVVKVSTLLRTPPSRVDFMAAYSRHLRDIIKQRINHPTHYDTPLKGFQIIVNAGNGSGGFFTWDVLDKLGADTFGSLHLNPDGMFPNHIPNPEDKIAMSLTRAAVLKHGADLGVVFDTDVDRSGVVDREGNPINGDKLIALMSAIVLREHPGSCIVTDARTSVALTKFITDRGGQHCLYRVGYRNVIDKGIQLNEDGVETHLMMETSGHGAFKENYFLDDGAYMVVKIIIEMVRMKLEGSDEGIGSLVKDLEEPLESVELRLNVISEPRFAKAKAVEIIETFRNFVQEGKLEGWELDSCGDCWVSEGCLVDMNDHPKPIDAQMYRVKVFDKERREVGWVHLRQSIHNPNLALNMQSSVPGGCLQITTDFRDKFLVASGCDRFLDVGEVEKFANTGI encoded by the exons ATGGCGTCCGCCACTTTGAGCACTTCAACAACAACACGTCTTAAACCCATCACGAGGGCAGAATCATTACCAACTCTGATTCCAAACAGACCCTTTAATCCGAATGTGATTAGTTTCGCATTTTTTAAACGCGCTGCCGGGCGAGGAGTGGCGGGAGCGACAGTGAGGGCGACGTGGAGGACAGCAGAGCAAGGCGGTGCAGTAGCAGAGGACGAGGAGGAGATGGGGAAGATCCGGCGGCTGCAGAATGGGTCGGACGTGAGAGGGGTGGCGCTGGAGGGTGAGAAGGGAAGGACGGTGGATCTAACAGCAGCGACAGTGGAGGCCATTGCCGAGAGCTTTGGGGATTGGATCATTCAGGggttagagaaggaaacaGAGCCGCGAGGGGAGCAGCGTGTGAGTGTTTCCGTGGGGAGAGACCCGAGGATTTCCGGCAGTGCTTTGAGTGTTGCAGTGTTCGCGGGAGTTAGTCGTGCGGGGTGTTTGGTGTTCGACATGGGTCTTGCCACCACGCCTGCGTGCTTCATGAGCACCGTGTTGCCTCCTTTTTCTTATGATGCTTCCATTATG TTGACAGCATCTCACTTACCTTATACACGAAATGGGATGaagtttttcaccaagaaagGAGGGTTAAGCTCGCCGGAGGTGGAGGAGATATGTGAGAGAGCCGCCCTGAAGTACGCCAATAGAGTGGTCAAAGTCTCCACCCTTCTCCGAACGCCGCCGTCCAGGGTGGATTTCATGGCGGCTTATTCCCGACATCTCAGAGATATCATTAAGCAACGAATCAACCATCCGACTCATTACGATACTCCTCTTAAAGGATTTCAG ATAATAGTGAATGCTGGCAATGGATCGGGAGGCTTCTTTACGTGGGATGTCTTGGACAAGCTTGGCGCAGACACCTTTGGCTCTCTCCATCTCAACCCGGATGGCATGTTCCCCAACCATATCCCCAATCCAGAGGACAAAATTGCCATGTCACTCACTCGAGCTGCCGTACTCAAACACGGAGCTGACCTTGGCGTCGTCTTCGATACCGACGTCGATCGTAGTGGCGTTGTCGACCGTGAGGGTAACCCGATCAACGGCGACAAACTCATTGCTCTAATGTCGGCCATTGTTCTCCGAGAGCACCCTGGGAGTTGTATTGTTACAGACGCTCGCACAAGCGTTGCGCTCACCAAGTTCATCACGGACCGAGGTGGGCAGCATTGCTTGTACCGCGTCGGGTATCGTAATGTGATCGACAAAGGAATTCAGCTGAATGAGGATGGGGTGGAGACGCATTTGATGATGGAGACGTCGGGGCATGGGGCGTTTAAGGAGAATTATTTTTTGGACGATGGGGCTTATATGGTGGTGAAGATTATCATTGAAATGGTGAGAATGAAGCTGGAGGGATCGGATGAAGGGATCGGGAGCCTTGTAAAAGATCTTGAAGAGCCATTGGAGTCTGTGGAGTTGAGATTGAATGTAATCTCAGAGCCAAGATTTGCCAAAGCTAAGGCCGTGGAGATCATAGAGACATTCAGAAACTTCGTCCAG GAAGGGAAGCTGGAGGGATGGGAACTGGACTCATGTGGTGATTGTTGGGTCAGTGAGGGCTGCTTGGTGGACATGAATGATCATCCCAAGCCCATTGATGCGCAGATGTACAG GGTTAAAGTGTTTGACAAGGAAAGAAGGGAAGTTGGGTGGGTGCATTTAAGGCAGAGTATCCACAATCCAAACCTTGCTTTGAACATGCAATCATCTGTGCCTGGAGGCTGCCTTCAAATCACTACAGACTTCAGAGATAA ATTTTTGGTGGCCAGCGGCTGTGATCGTTTCCTTGACGTTGGAGAAGTGGAGAAGTTCGCAAACACTGGAATTTGA
- the LOC111791358 gene encoding uncharacterized protein LOC111791358 isoform X2 — MASATLSTSTTTRLKPITRAESLPTLIPNRPFNPNVISFAFFKRAAGRGVAGATVRATWRTAEQGGAVAEDEEEMGKIRRLQNGSDVRGVALEGEKGRTVDLTAATVEAIAESFGDWIIQGLEKETEPRGEQRVSVSVGRDPRISGSALSVAVFAGVSRAGCLVFDMGLATTPACFMSTVLPPFSYDASIMLTASHLPYTRNGMKFFTKKGGLSSPEVEEICERAALKYANRVVKVSTLLRTPPSRVDFMAAYSRHLRDIIKQRINHPTHYDTPLKGFQIIVNAGNGSGGFFTWDVLDKLGADTFGSLHLNPDGMFPNHIPNPEDKIAMSLTRAAVLKHGADLGVVFDTDVDRSGVVDREGNPINGDKLIALMSAIVLREHPGSCIVTDARTSVALTKFITDRGGQHCLYRVGYRNVIDKGIQLNEDGVETHLMMETSGHGAFKENYFLDDGAYMVVKIIIEMVRMKLEGSDEGIGSLVKDLEEPLESVELRLNVISEPRFAKAKAVEIIETFRNFVQI; from the exons ATGGCGTCCGCCACTTTGAGCACTTCAACAACAACACGTCTTAAACCCATCACGAGGGCAGAATCATTACCAACTCTGATTCCAAACAGACCCTTTAATCCGAATGTGATTAGTTTCGCATTTTTTAAACGCGCTGCCGGGCGAGGAGTGGCGGGAGCGACAGTGAGGGCGACGTGGAGGACAGCAGAGCAAGGCGGTGCAGTAGCAGAGGACGAGGAGGAGATGGGGAAGATCCGGCGGCTGCAGAATGGGTCGGACGTGAGAGGGGTGGCGCTGGAGGGTGAGAAGGGAAGGACGGTGGATCTAACAGCAGCGACAGTGGAGGCCATTGCCGAGAGCTTTGGGGATTGGATCATTCAGGggttagagaaggaaacaGAGCCGCGAGGGGAGCAGCGTGTGAGTGTTTCCGTGGGGAGAGACCCGAGGATTTCCGGCAGTGCTTTGAGTGTTGCAGTGTTCGCGGGAGTTAGTCGTGCGGGGTGTTTGGTGTTCGACATGGGTCTTGCCACCACGCCTGCGTGCTTCATGAGCACCGTGTTGCCTCCTTTTTCTTATGATGCTTCCATTATG TTGACAGCATCTCACTTACCTTATACACGAAATGGGATGaagtttttcaccaagaaagGAGGGTTAAGCTCGCCGGAGGTGGAGGAGATATGTGAGAGAGCCGCCCTGAAGTACGCCAATAGAGTGGTCAAAGTCTCCACCCTTCTCCGAACGCCGCCGTCCAGGGTGGATTTCATGGCGGCTTATTCCCGACATCTCAGAGATATCATTAAGCAACGAATCAACCATCCGACTCATTACGATACTCCTCTTAAAGGATTTCAG ATAATAGTGAATGCTGGCAATGGATCGGGAGGCTTCTTTACGTGGGATGTCTTGGACAAGCTTGGCGCAGACACCTTTGGCTCTCTCCATCTCAACCCGGATGGCATGTTCCCCAACCATATCCCCAATCCAGAGGACAAAATTGCCATGTCACTCACTCGAGCTGCCGTACTCAAACACGGAGCTGACCTTGGCGTCGTCTTCGATACCGACGTCGATCGTAGTGGCGTTGTCGACCGTGAGGGTAACCCGATCAACGGCGACAAACTCATTGCTCTAATGTCGGCCATTGTTCTCCGAGAGCACCCTGGGAGTTGTATTGTTACAGACGCTCGCACAAGCGTTGCGCTCACCAAGTTCATCACGGACCGAGGTGGGCAGCATTGCTTGTACCGCGTCGGGTATCGTAATGTGATCGACAAAGGAATTCAGCTGAATGAGGATGGGGTGGAGACGCATTTGATGATGGAGACGTCGGGGCATGGGGCGTTTAAGGAGAATTATTTTTTGGACGATGGGGCTTATATGGTGGTGAAGATTATCATTGAAATGGTGAGAATGAAGCTGGAGGGATCGGATGAAGGGATCGGGAGCCTTGTAAAAGATCTTGAAGAGCCATTGGAGTCTGTGGAGTTGAGATTGAATGTAATCTCAGAGCCAAGATTTGCCAAAGCTAAGGCCGTGGAGATCATAGAGACATTCAGAAACTTCGTCCAG ATTTGA
- the LOC111803518 gene encoding uncharacterized protein LOC111803518 → MEDNHVAFDSTAANEDHDAPLSHAHVDHGWQKVTYAKRQRKTSKPSADAVSGKIVANGTVPAGDNVFRSLEQKSQERRRRIVEAQKAAAIDADEDAPVRSKIRSDDEDGDDSDREGVENEKPNEEAKKLKQKKPKKPKISVAEAAAKIDVNDLLAFLTDVSGSYDTQQDIQLMRFADYFGRAFSGVSASQFPWVKMLRESSVAKIVDIPLSHISEDVYKASVDWLNKRSLEALNSFVLWSLDSILADFVGQQTSAKGSKKGVQNASSKSQVAIFVVLAMVLRRKPDVLIQVLPTIRENSKYQGQDKLPVLVWMIVQACQADLAIGLYAWAHNLLPIVSARSCNPQSRDLILQLVERILSSPKARTILVNGAVRKGERLIPPSSFETLLRVTFPASSARVKATERFEAIYPTLKEVALAGAPGSKAMKQVSQQIFIFAAKAAGESVSELSSEATNIFIWCLTQNADCYKQWDKIYEDNLEASVSVLKKLSDDWKAHSLKLSPFDALRETLKSFRTKNEEALTSDEVGACQSKYKEADKYAKSILNRVSRGHGCLKSMALIVIALGVGAAVMSPNIESLDWEKLTAFIPQHSF, encoded by the exons ATGGAGGACAACCACGTTGCTTTCGATTCCACCGCTGCTAATGAAGATCACGACGCCCCCCTCTCCCACGCCCATGTTGACCATGGTTGGCAGAAGGTTACCTACGCCAAGCGCCAGAGGAAGACGTCCAAGCCCTCTGCCGATGCAGTTTCTGGAAAGATCGTGGCTAATGGTACCGTTCCCGCTGGGGACAACGTTTTCCGATCGCTGGAGCAGAAATCGCAGGAGCGCCGCCGTAGAATTGTCGAGGCGCAGAAGGCCGCGGCTATTGACGCCGACGAGGATGCTCCGGTTAGATCTAAGATCAGGTCTGACGATGAGGATGGCGATGATAGCGATAGAGAGGGTGTGGAGAATGAAAAGCCTAACGAGGAGGCCAAAAAGTTGAAGCAGAAGAAGCCGAAGAAGCCTAAGATTTCCGTTGCGGAGGCCGCTGCGAAGATCGATGTGAACGATCTGTTGGCGTTTTTGACCGATGTGTCG GGCTCGTACGACACTCAGCAGGATATTCAGCTGATGAGGTTTGCGGATTACTTTGGTCGCGCATTCTCGGGCGTGAGCGCTTCTCAATTTCCGTGGGTGAAAATGTTGAGGGAGTCTTCGGTAGCTAAGATTGTTGAT ATCCCCCTCTCTCACATTTCGGAGGATGTTTATAAGGCATCAGTTGACTGGCTCAATAAACGTTCTCTTGAGGCCCTCAACTCTTTCGTTTTATGGTCTTTAGACAGCATTCTTGCTGACTTTGTGGGCCAACAAACTAGTGCCAAAGGCTCTAAAAAGGGTGTACAAAATGCATCATCTAAATCTCAG GTTGCCATATTTGTAGTTCTTGCAATGGTATTGCGAAGAAAACCTGATGTCTTGATTCAAGTATTGCCAACCataagggaaaactcaaagtaTCAAGGACAGGATAAGCTTCCAGTACTTGTCTGGATGATAGTTCAg GCTTGTCAAGCAGATCTTGCGATTGGGCTTTATGCTTGGGCACATAACCTCTTGCCCATAGTTAGTGCTAGAAGTTGTAATCCTCAGTCTAGAGATCTAATTCTGCAGTTAGTGGAAAG AATTTTGTCCTCTCCCAAAGCCCGTACTATTCTGGTAAATGGTGCTGTCAGGAAGGGGGAGCGATTGATTCCACCTTCTTCATTTGAAACACTTCTACGGGTTACTTTCCCTGCATCGTCAGCTAGAGTGAAG GCTACTGAAAGGTTTGAGGCTATCTATCCAACCTTGAAGGAGGTTGCGCTTGCTGGCGCTCCTGGCAGTAAAGCAATGAAACAAGTTTCACAgcagatatttatttttgctgccAAAGCAGCTGGAGAAA GTGTTTCAGAGCTATCTAGTGAAGCTactaatattttcatttggtGTTTGACCCAAAATGCTGATTGCTACAAGCAATGG GACAAGATTTATGAGGATAATCTCGAAGCCAGTGTCTCCGTTTTGAAAAAACTTTCTGATGACTGGAAAGCgcattctttaaaattatctcCTTTTGATGCTCTGAGggaaactttaaaaagtttcagaACCAAG AACGAGGAGGCATTGACTAGTGATGAAGTGGGTGCTTGCCAATCCAAATACAAGGAGGCAGATAAGTATGCCAAGTCGATACTGAACAGGGTTTCGCGAGGCCATGGATGTCTGAAAAGTATGGCTCTTATAGTCATCGCTCTAGGTGTTGGTGCTGCAGTCATGTCCCCAAACATAGAGTCCTTGGATTGGGAGAAACTCACTGCTTTCATCCCACAACACTCTTTCTGA
- the LOC111805488 gene encoding putative clathrin assembly protein At2g01600 isoform X2 — protein MATLQTWRKAYGALKDSTKVGLAHVNSEYADLDVAIVKSTNHVECPPKERHLRKILIATSAIRPRADVAYCIHALARRLSKTRNWTVALKTLIVIHRTLREGDPTFREELLNFTQRARIIQLSNFKDDSSPIAWDCSAWVRTYALFLEERLECFRILKYDIESERLPRPAQGQEKGYSRTRELDSEELLEHLPALQQLLYRLIGCRPEGAAIGNYVIQYALALVLKESFKIYCAINDGIINLVDKFFEMPRHEAIKALDIYKRAGQQAGSLSDFYDICKGLELARNFQFPVLREPPQSFLNTMEEYIREAPRMVTVPNEPLLQLTYKPEDSPSEDPNLPTDETEASPSHDLSITPVDSAPLPPPVPAPAPERHLDTGDLLGLSLDTTEVSAIEDRNALALAIVPSDAAAPTFHSNGAQPKDFDPTGWELALVTTPSTNLSSTNERQLAGGLDTLTLDSLYDEGAYRASLQPVYGKPAPNPFEVQDPFAYSNAIAPAPSVQMAPIPQQQANPFGPYQPTFSQQQSFTMDPTNPFGDAGFGAFSAPNHHTVPPNANNPFGSTGLL, from the exons ATGGCTACGCTTCAGACGTGGAGGAAAGCCTATGGCGCTCTCAAGGATTCTACCAAAGTCGGCCTTGCCCATGTCAACAGCGAGTACGCG GATTTGGATGTGGCAATAGTCAAATCTACTAACCACGTCGAGTGCCCGCCGAAAGAGAGACATCTCAGGA AAATCTTGATTGCTACATCTGCAATTAGACCTCGCGCTGATGTTGCTTATTGCATTCATGCCCTCGCTCGACGCTTGTCCAAGACGCGCAATTGGACG GTAGCTTTGAAAACATTAATCGTCATACATAGGACCTTGAGGGAGGGCGATCCAACATTTAGGGAAGAGCTTTTGAATTTTACACAAAGAGCCCGAATTATTCAACTGTCTAATTTTAAGGATGATTCAAGTCCTATCG CTTGGGATTGCTCTGCATGGGTACGCACATATGCATTGTTTTTAGAGGAGCGACTCGAATGTTTCAGGATACTAAAGTATGACATTGAATCCGAACGCCTGCCAAGACCTGCCCAAGGTCAGGAGAAG GGCTACAGCAGAACCAGGGAACTGGACAGTGAAGAACTGTTGGAACATTTGCCTGCCTTGCAACAGCTGTTGTATCGTCTTATTGGCTGCAGG CCTGAAGGAGCAGCTATTGGGAATTATGTTATACAGTATGCCCTGGCACTG GTATTGAAAGAGAGCTTTAAAATCTATTGTGCTATTAATGATGGAATTATAAATCTCGTTGACAAG TTTTTTGAGATGCCAAGACATGAGGCTATCAAAGCCCTTGATATCTACAAAAGAGCTGGCCAACAG GCCGGAAGCCTATCAGATTTCTATGATATTTGCAAAGGGTTGGAACTTGCTAGGAATTTCCAGTTTCCTGTTTTAAGAGAA CCTCCGCAGTCATTTCTTAATACGATGGAAGAGTACATTCGGGAGGCACCACGAATGGTTACGGTACCAAATGAACCACTG TTGCAACTTACTTACAAGCCGGAAGATTCTCCTTCTGAAGATCCGAACTTACCCACTGATGAAACGGAGGCATCTCCTTCACATGATCTTTCTATTACTCCTGTTGATTCGGCTCCATTGCCACCTCCAGTACCAGCTCCGGCTCCTGAAAGGCATTTAGATACTGGAGATCTATTg GGATTGAGTCTTGATACCACCGAAGTATCTGCGATTGAGGACAGAAATGCTTTGGCTTTAGCCATAGTTCCTTCTG ATGCAGCAGCACCCACATTTCATTCCAATGGTGCACAGCCAAAGGATTTCGATCCTACTGGATGGGAGCTTGCCTTGGTCACCACTCCAAGTACTAACCTTTCATCAACTAATGAGAGACAACTG GCTGGTGGGCTGGACACACTCACTCTCGACAGTCTATACGATGAGGGTGCATATAGAGCTTCTCTACAGCCCGTGTATGGTAAGCCCGCACCAAATCCATTTGAGGTGCAAGATCCATTTGCATACTCAAATGCCATCGCTCCAGCTCCATCAGTTCAAATGGCGCCAATACCTCAGCAGCAGGCTAATCCCTTTGGTCCATACCAACCTACCTTTTCACAGCAACAATCATTTACGATGGATCCTACAAATCCTTTTGGTGATGCAGGTTTTGGAGCATTCTCTGCTCCTAACCACCATACTGTTCCTCCAAATGCTAACAATCCATTTGGAAGCACAGGCCTTCTGTAG
- the LOC111805488 gene encoding putative clathrin assembly protein At2g01600 isoform X1: MATLQTWRKAYGALKDSTKVGLAHVNSEYADLDVAIVKSTNHVECPPKERHLRKILIATSAIRPRADVAYCIHALARRLSKTRNWTVALKTLIVIHRTLREGDPTFREELLNFTQRARIIQLSNFKDDSSPIAWDCSAWVRTYALFLEERLECFRILKYDIESERLPRPAQGQEKGYSRTRELDSEELLEHLPALQQLLYRLIGCRPEGAAIGNYVIQYALALVLKESFKIYCAINDGIINLVDKFFEMPRHEAIKALDIYKRAGQQAGSLSDFYDICKGLELARNFQFPVLREPPQSFLNTMEEYIREAPRMVTVPNEPLLQLTYKPEDSPSEDPNLPTDETEASPSHDLSITPVDSAPLPPPVPAPAPERHLDTGDLLGLSLDTTEVSAIEDRNALALAIVPSGDAAAPTFHSNGAQPKDFDPTGWELALVTTPSTNLSSTNERQLAGGLDTLTLDSLYDEGAYRASLQPVYGKPAPNPFEVQDPFAYSNAIAPAPSVQMAPIPQQQANPFGPYQPTFSQQQSFTMDPTNPFGDAGFGAFSAPNHHTVPPNANNPFGSTGLL; this comes from the exons ATGGCTACGCTTCAGACGTGGAGGAAAGCCTATGGCGCTCTCAAGGATTCTACCAAAGTCGGCCTTGCCCATGTCAACAGCGAGTACGCG GATTTGGATGTGGCAATAGTCAAATCTACTAACCACGTCGAGTGCCCGCCGAAAGAGAGACATCTCAGGA AAATCTTGATTGCTACATCTGCAATTAGACCTCGCGCTGATGTTGCTTATTGCATTCATGCCCTCGCTCGACGCTTGTCCAAGACGCGCAATTGGACG GTAGCTTTGAAAACATTAATCGTCATACATAGGACCTTGAGGGAGGGCGATCCAACATTTAGGGAAGAGCTTTTGAATTTTACACAAAGAGCCCGAATTATTCAACTGTCTAATTTTAAGGATGATTCAAGTCCTATCG CTTGGGATTGCTCTGCATGGGTACGCACATATGCATTGTTTTTAGAGGAGCGACTCGAATGTTTCAGGATACTAAAGTATGACATTGAATCCGAACGCCTGCCAAGACCTGCCCAAGGTCAGGAGAAG GGCTACAGCAGAACCAGGGAACTGGACAGTGAAGAACTGTTGGAACATTTGCCTGCCTTGCAACAGCTGTTGTATCGTCTTATTGGCTGCAGG CCTGAAGGAGCAGCTATTGGGAATTATGTTATACAGTATGCCCTGGCACTG GTATTGAAAGAGAGCTTTAAAATCTATTGTGCTATTAATGATGGAATTATAAATCTCGTTGACAAG TTTTTTGAGATGCCAAGACATGAGGCTATCAAAGCCCTTGATATCTACAAAAGAGCTGGCCAACAG GCCGGAAGCCTATCAGATTTCTATGATATTTGCAAAGGGTTGGAACTTGCTAGGAATTTCCAGTTTCCTGTTTTAAGAGAA CCTCCGCAGTCATTTCTTAATACGATGGAAGAGTACATTCGGGAGGCACCACGAATGGTTACGGTACCAAATGAACCACTG TTGCAACTTACTTACAAGCCGGAAGATTCTCCTTCTGAAGATCCGAACTTACCCACTGATGAAACGGAGGCATCTCCTTCACATGATCTTTCTATTACTCCTGTTGATTCGGCTCCATTGCCACCTCCAGTACCAGCTCCGGCTCCTGAAAGGCATTTAGATACTGGAGATCTATTg GGATTGAGTCTTGATACCACCGAAGTATCTGCGATTGAGGACAGAAATGCTTTGGCTTTAGCCATAGTTCCTTCTGGTG ATGCAGCAGCACCCACATTTCATTCCAATGGTGCACAGCCAAAGGATTTCGATCCTACTGGATGGGAGCTTGCCTTGGTCACCACTCCAAGTACTAACCTTTCATCAACTAATGAGAGACAACTG GCTGGTGGGCTGGACACACTCACTCTCGACAGTCTATACGATGAGGGTGCATATAGAGCTTCTCTACAGCCCGTGTATGGTAAGCCCGCACCAAATCCATTTGAGGTGCAAGATCCATTTGCATACTCAAATGCCATCGCTCCAGCTCCATCAGTTCAAATGGCGCCAATACCTCAGCAGCAGGCTAATCCCTTTGGTCCATACCAACCTACCTTTTCACAGCAACAATCATTTACGATGGATCCTACAAATCCTTTTGGTGATGCAGGTTTTGGAGCATTCTCTGCTCCTAACCACCATACTGTTCCTCCAAATGCTAACAATCCATTTGGAAGCACAGGCCTTCTGTAG
- the LOC111810260 gene encoding cell number regulator 2-like isoform X1, whose protein sequence is MSRGTPMNAANRTPWSTGLCDCFDDMGSCCCTFWCPCVPFGQAAEIIDEGSTSCLGQASIFTVISCFTPCICLYTCHYRSRLRAKYELQQTPCNDCCVHFWCLGCAMCQEYRELKNRGFDMHIGWQGNVQKQNKGLEIPPMVEGQMKR, encoded by the exons ATGTCCCGCGGTACTCCGATGAACGCAGCAAACAGAACGCCATGGTCCACCGGCCTCTGTGACTGCTTCGACGACATGGGATCAT GTTGCTGTACGTTTTGGTGTCCATGCGTGCCTTTCGGGCAAGCCGCGGAGATTATAGATGAAGGATCAACTT CCTGTTTAGGTCAAGCATCGATTTTCACTGTGATTTCTTGCTTTACGCCCTGCATATGCCTTTATACATGCCATTATCGTTCTCGACTGAGGGCAAAGTATGAGCTTCAACAAACTCCCTGCAACGATTGCTGTGTTCATTTTTGGTGTTTGGGTTGTGCAATGTGTCAAGAGTACCGTGAGCTCAAGAATCGTGGTTTCGACATGCATATCG GTTGGCAAGGAAACGTGCAGAAACAAAATAAGGGATTAGAGATCCCGCCTATGGTGGAAGGACAAATGAAACGTTAG
- the LOC111810260 gene encoding cell number regulator 2-like isoform X2, translating into MSRGTPMNAANRTPWSTGLCDCFDDMGSCCCTFWCPCVPFGQAAEIIDEGSTSCLGQASIFTVISCFTPCICLYTCHYRSRLRAKYELQQTPCNDCCVHFWCLGCAMCQEYRELKNRGFDMHIVNVVLRLARKRAETK; encoded by the exons ATGTCCCGCGGTACTCCGATGAACGCAGCAAACAGAACGCCATGGTCCACCGGCCTCTGTGACTGCTTCGACGACATGGGATCAT GTTGCTGTACGTTTTGGTGTCCATGCGTGCCTTTCGGGCAAGCCGCGGAGATTATAGATGAAGGATCAACTT CCTGTTTAGGTCAAGCATCGATTTTCACTGTGATTTCTTGCTTTACGCCCTGCATATGCCTTTATACATGCCATTATCGTTCTCGACTGAGGGCAAAGTATGAGCTTCAACAAACTCCCTGCAACGATTGCTGTGTTCATTTTTGGTGTTTGGGTTGTGCAATGTGTCAAGAGTACCGTGAGCTCAAGAATCGTGGTTTCGACATGCATATCG TGAACGTTGTGCTCAGGTTGGCAAGGAAACGTGCAGAAACAAAATAA
- the LOC111790386 gene encoding cell number regulator 2-like, with translation MSGGIPVNAGNGTPWSTGLCDCFDDMRSCCCTLWCPCASFGKAAEIIDEGSSSCLGQALLFSVIACFTPCIFLYTCYYRSRLRAKYQLQETPCNDCCVHFWCLSCAMCQEHRELKNRGLDPHIGWQGNMQKQNYGIEIPPVVEGQMRR, from the exons ATGTCCGGCGGTATTCCGGTGAATGCAGGCAACGGAACCCCATGGTCCACCGGCCTCTGTGACTGCTTCGACGACATGAGATCAT GTTGTTGTACGTTATGGTGTCCATGCGCGTCTTTCGGAAAAGCTGCCGAGATCATAGATGAAGGATCAAGTT CCTGTTTGGGTCAGGCATTGCTTTTCAGTGTGATAGCTTGCTTTACGCCCTGCATATTCCTTTATACTTGCTATTATCGTTCCCGACTGAGGGCAAAGTATCAGCTTCAAGAAACCCCCTGCAACGATTGCTGTGTTCACTTTTGGTGTTTGAGTTGTGCAATGTGTCAAGAGCATCGTGAGCTCAAGAATCGTGGTTTAGACCCCCATATCG GTTGGCAAGGAAACATGCAGAAACAAAATTACGGTATAGAGATCCCGCCCGTGGTCGAAGGACAAATGAGACGTTGA